One part of the Marmota flaviventris isolate mMarFla1 chromosome 4, mMarFla1.hap1, whole genome shotgun sequence genome encodes these proteins:
- the Vdac2 gene encoding non-selective voltage-gated ion channel VDAC2, which produces MATYGQSCVRPMCIPPSYADLGKAARDIFNKGFGFGLVKLDVKTKSCSGVEFSTSGSSNTDTGKVTGTLETKYKWCEYGLTFTEKWNTDNTLGTEIAIEDQICQGLKLTFDTTFSPNTGKKSGKIKSSYKRECINLGCDVDFDFAGPAVHGSAVFGYEGWLAGYQMTFDSAKSKLTRNNFAVGYRTGDFQLHTNVNDGTEFGGSIYQKVCEDLDTSVNLAWTSGTNSTRFGIAAKYQLDPTASISAKVNNSSLIGVGYTQTLRPGVKLTLSALVDGKSINAGGHKLGLALELEA; this is translated from the exons ATGGCGACCTACGGACAGAGCTGCGTGCGGC CAATGTGTATTCCTCCATCATATGCTGACCTTGGCAAAGCTGCTAGAGATATCTTCAACAAAGGATTtg GCTTTGGGTTGGTGAAACTGGATGTGAAAACAAAGTCATGCAGTGGCGTG GAATTCTCAACATCTGGTTCATCTAATACAGACACTGGTAAAGTTACTGGGACCTTGGAGACCAAATATAAATGGTGTGAGTATGGTCTGACTTTCACAGAAAAATGGAACACCGATAACACTCTGGGAACAGAAATCGCAATTGAAGACCAG ATATGTCAAGGTTTAAAGCTGACATTTGATACTACCTTCTCACCAAACACAGG aaagaaaagtgGTAAAATCAAGTCCTCTTACAAGAGGGAATGTATAAACCTTGGTTGTGATGTTGACTTTGATTTTGCTGGACCTGCAGTCCATGGTTCAGCTGTCTTTGGTTATGAGGGCTGGCTTGCTGGGTACCAGATGACCTTTGACAGTGCCAAATCAAAGCTGACAAGGAATAACTTTGCAGTGGGCTACAGGACTGGGGACTTTCAGCTACACACTAATGT CAATGATGGGACAGAATTTGGAGGATCCATCTATCAGAAAGTATGTGAAGATCTTGACACTTCAGTAAACCTTGCTTGGACATCAGGTACCAACAGCACTCGTTTTGGCATTGCAGCTAAATATCAGTTGGATCCCACTGCTTCCATTTCT gcAAAGGTCAACAACTCTAGTTTAATTGGAGTGGGCTACACTCAGACTCTGAGGCCTG GTGTGAAGCTTACACTGTCGGCTCTGGTAGATGGGAAGAGCATTAATGCTGGAGGCCACAAACTTGGGCTTGCTCTGGAATTGGAGGCTTAA